The Nicotiana tomentosiformis chromosome 2, ASM39032v3, whole genome shotgun sequence genome includes the window CTTCAGAAAGATCAACTCAGTTTGCAAATTGCAAGTGGATATTAAAGTTGCTTGGTCAAATGAGTAATTTGAAGAACTTTGTTGTGAATCATGACATGTCACTTGCAATTTTTCAAAAGCATTTGAATTTTTGTGCTAATTGAAAGTTGTCGAAACAAGATTTGTCTCACACATTATTATGACCACTCATGTTCAGACAGTGAAATCGTCATTAAAGAAGATGGTGAGAATAGCATTGATTACTTTTTAAAGTTTACAAAACCTATTGTAGATATGCTTAAAAGTGTCGATTTTGATAATCCGAAATTGCATCTCATTTATCATATGTGGGATATAATGATTGAGAAAGTTAAGAAAATTATCTTTGAGCACAAGGGGAAGGATATCATTTCCGGCCAATCAAGCTTTTTTTGATGCAATTCATGAGATTCTTGTAGTTAGGTGAAACAAAAGTAATACCCCTTTGCATTATTTAGCACACTCTTTGGTTCCAAAATATTATGACGAATCATGGCATCAAGGTGAAAAGGGAATTCGAAGGCAAGCTCCTGATGAATATCAAGAAATCTCAATGAATAGGGTCAAATGCTTTCGAAGATACTTTAAAGACAGGGAAATGAAGTCTCATTGGAGTATGGAGCATTTTGTAGTGGGGTGATTATTTTAGTGAGTCTCATGTGATTGAGGCTATGATGTATGAGGATCCTCTTTCTCCGTGGGCAAATTATGGTGTCTCGGCTCCACTCTTGCAAAGCATAGCTTACAAGTTGCTTACTCAACCGACTTTTTCCTCTTGTTGTGAAAGAAATCGAAGAACTGATTCTTTGATTCACAACATCAAGAGAAACAAATATGCAACTTCAAAAGCAGAAGATTTGGTTTTTATATACTATAATCTACGGTTGCTCCCTCGCAAGAAGGAAAAATATACAAGTGGACCGAGCAAGTAATGggatttggatatgtatacatttttttatttgatatttttctcaATTATTTAGtttgcataactctttttccttttCATGAAAACTTTCTAACATAtccattcttttttttttaatactttAAGTGGAGATCAATTTGATATTGATAAGACAATTGATGGTTTAACCGAGCAATCAATGGATGAACATCAATTGGAAGGAGTGATCTTTGGAGAAGATTTGGAAGAAGTCGTGGAGGAAAGCTAGGGCCTAAGAGTAGTTAACTTGACTATGCTTTGTCGGTTTTTGGTTAGCTAAGTTCAAATGTACTATTGTTTTTGGTTAAAGGGTGATTTCTACTTGGTGTATTGAACTATTGATTAGTCATGTAATTCAGTAATTATTAATAGCTAAATTGTGGATAAAATGAATGTATTTTGTTTATGTCTTAAATTTTAGATTTCTAATTTCACACTTTCACTTTGTTTAAGATCTTATTTTTACAATACAACTTACATTCTTTATTTCAAGAGTGGTGCCATTCTTGTTCTCGGATAAAAGGTTAATTCTTTCTTTCACtttatatttgattttttttaattatatctattctattgtaaatacttttaaaatttagTTGCTATTTTATTGTGTTCGTAGAAGAATGAAAGATAGAATTCTACAATATACATGTAAGTTTTTCACATAATATCTCTCAAAATTTATAATATCCTTATAgctctattttttataattttgaattttcttaGCCGAATCGCCGCACCTGTATCCATACCTGAATCTGCACCCACAGatcttaaaatttagattttGCTAAATCCATCACTCGGATTTGTGCCCGTATCGGATATTCGCACCCTAATACGAGCAACTTAGATGGCTACAATGTTTGTATAGAGCTAGAGAATATATCTTTGAATATAATTGAGCTTTGTTCTGTTCATGTAGTTTCTTCTTTGATATCTTACCTAGAAATATTTCTTTTATGTTCTTTTATATCGACTAGTTTCTGAACACGTGCGTTGTACGTGTATCCGATGTCAAATCAAATATGACTTAttttagtgtgtgtgtgtgtgtgtgtgtgtgtgatgaataGGAATAATATAAGCTCAAATTAATCAATAATGAACCTATTCGACCAGTTTAGTCTGATTGCAGTAAATTTAATTTatcaaaacaaaaaagaaataagGTTCAAGTTCAATTCTAAGgaagagaaaaaaaaactaaCTGTTTAACCTTAAAATTATATGACTATTAGGTATATTATTtgttgaaattctttcaaaattaatttatttttcttccttttgtGTAAGGTAAATATATGAAGATGACTATAAAAGAAAGTTAATAATCATATATGTGAGATCAGTAAAGgttaaaatatttttagttttttctttCTACAGAAAGAAAAAGATAATATTCAAAAGTGAAAATAAGAAAGAGTGATTGTTAGACCCATAAACATCATGAGTATTTGGTAATTTGATTATTGAAATTCTACACAGTAAATGACTTACTTTGCTTCCTTCTGTCTATGATGAATTTATAAGTGACggtgaaataaaagaaaaaagaaaaaattaaataaaaatcataCCAATAATATAAAAAACATACTCAGTAAACATGCATTAATTAAAGCATTATTAGAGTAGTACTTAAAAAGAACCTGCCTCTATCTTTCCCCAAGAGCAATAATGACTTCTGATTATTACTACATATTTAGatgaaaaaagttttttttttgggATTGGTTTTAAATGACAAAAGGTTTATGGATGCAACATAATATGTATAACATTACTAAAACTAATGAAATGCAAGCTCATGCATATATGTTAATGCACCAGAAAATCTACCTCATGTCAAATTACTTAATTTATCTTACGTCCATATGAAAATTGTGCTAAAAGAATATTTTTTATGAAATATATGCTAAAAGAATATGAAATCCACAATATAAGATGGTGTATCTGTACATCTCTCCGAGTAACAAAATAGAGATATTGCTATCGAGTATCGAACCATacaatgaaaaataaaaagacaaaaagggaaaggaaaaaagaaatagaaatgaaTGATATTatagtaaataaattatttagtAAAGTTTTAAAGAACTAacgaaagaaatagaagaaaaatagGGTGGACCACAAATAGTTTAAATTTAGACGGGGTGCATGTTCTTGAATTTCTCAAAATTTTCTTGTATCATTCGATTTATCCGGATACTATTACACAGAACAATAGCAAGGCAAAATACCTTTAGTTATCTATAGAATTAGAAAAATACTATGGAAAGTAACTAAAAAAGAAATCAAATTACCTGATTATAGTTTGATTTTCCGTATTGCAGATGGTGAGTGACATGCAAAATTTAAAGAATGATATTTTTAATTGTTATGGCTTGATAGAAAGAACAATAGCTTATAAGTTAGTTGTCCGTTTGTTATGTCTGAGTAGGTATTGGAAAAGGTTAGCATAGGTTTTACAGGTAGATATTACTTCGCCTCCTCATTTGTAGTTACTGTTAAAAGTTGAAAAGAACTTCAAAATATTAAATAGGCATTCTAAAGGTTGCAATAAATATCGAAATGTGAAAGCAGTTGCAACGTATTGAATAGGCTGTAGTAAGTGAGAGTTGCATCTGGACAAGGgaggattgtataagtgtgacaagtAGTCATTTGATTTATtaaagattggaaccaagtatggagattgtgctactatcgctaatgtgagaatttgtgCTTGAAGGGCGCTCTGTTcaattggttgtgaattgtggaagtttgttccggattcgacGACTATTCATGTGTGTCATAGGAAAGAGGCcgttgtggatccttgagagggccatcaaatacgacctaaggaaccacagtcaccgccccgccatgaccgttcctcattttttgcgttttacggccaagaaactagaattccgtccgattctcatattttcgtgtgctatagcccacgccttctgagtgggtccggctcgcccggacccctatcgcctaaaattttgcttctagcggttattctggttctcgggccCGATTCAGTCCTCTCCACCACCAGTACTgtagagttgctttgagtgtggggaatttgggcatatttgcttatatttataatatagtatgatttATAGAATCTTCAATAGTCTCTTAAGTAGATGTTGATTAATAATATATTAACTCTGTATTGGAGCTTTTTATTCTCTATTACTGCAATTAACTTATCTACATCTCAATAAATTTGTAACACTAGAAATTCTTGTTCTTTATTCGTATTCAGGACACGTGTGACCCTTAAGAGAGATGGTGTTTTCTTGGATTTGGTTCCCCTTCCCACAAAGGTTAATAATTTACTATTTGGACGAACCTGGGTTGATTCGCCTGGGGAAATGATCATGACAAATCAGACAACCGGGGACAAAGCGGTGCTCTATTTCCAACCTTGTGTTTGGTTTGGGTATGTTGGCATCTCCTCTTAAATATATTTCCAAATTTTCTTGCGCTTCTTTTTCATATTTATTTCTGTTGGTCCTTTTCTTTTGTTATCACATGTATGGTGTGATAACAAAAAAGACTAGAAAGTTCTGCTTTTACTGCTTGATTACATTGTTATGGTATATAAGCCTATCTTAATACAGCATCTGAACTTTGGTTCTTTTTCCGTTGCTTAAAACAAGGAAAGTTACCACCCTTTTCCTTTTTACCGTCCATTGACTCTCAAGCCAATATTTCAACAGGTTTTACTGCTACAAACCTTTGACTTGaacttttatatattattttcttcTCTGCTTCTCCTGATTCTTACAGTGCTTCTATATGATCTGGACATAATTTCACTTGAAGGCATCGCATCTTCCTCCTTGTTAAATTTTGTCACAACTAATAATTGTGGGATGCGGAAATGCGTATAAAATGTTTTGCAGTGTACTTTAATATTCAATCACCAGTATTTCCAACCTACTATTGGTTATCGATAAAGTTGCTTTTTGGGTGCAGGGCTGGACGTTATGAGGTTGATGGTTATGTTTATAATGCTAATGAGGAACCTAATTAACATACTGATGACTGGAAAATGGATTGAGTTACCAACCCTGTGACATGGAGGGTGAGCCTCTTCCTGGCACAGTGCTAAAAGAGGTTAATGTCTGGCCAGCTTTTCTCATTGAATGGAATTTTGTTCTATCATATGCCAACGTTAATTTGATAAGTTGCAAAAACAAATATGCTCTAATGGACTGTAGGAGTTCATGTATGATGGCATCTTAAAGTGTGATATCTATGTTCTTATTTTTTTTCAGGGATGAAATTCCTAAATTTTGTTTCATAAATGGCTGGTAACAAAAAGCTATTCTATAATTTGATTCACTCTAACTCGATTATACATTATACCTCTAGTTTAGTCAAAGTCGCCATCAGTCGGTATAAAGAGTTCATTTATGTccaacaaaaaaagaagaaacgaATAAACTACAAAAGATAAATCAGAAAGAGAAAATTTGCAGGCTTTATTCATTTTTTGCTTAGAACCTCACTTTAAGTTATTTGTGGATTCATTTGATGGTATTGAAGATCCATGTAAAGTGGATCTGACTTTTCTTTAATAACCAAGAATTTTTCAAGGGCAAGCGGCACATGGTTCGAAACTAGGTAGATAATAGGCTCACTGCTCTGTCATTCTTCACTTAAATATCAGGCTTTTGTTTGCGCCAGAATTTGAATTCGTGACGTGCACCTAACCCACACATTACATGTTCTgctcttaccactagaccaaagcctGGGGCAAAAGGTGGATCTGGCTTTTAAGTCTCATTCTTAagtttgtgattatatttcatgctTGCTTATGCGTGAGTTAACTGCTAAGGTCATGTTGTTCGAGTACTTAAATCCTATTGATTATTATTTTGTGAGTTAGTTGCTAAGGTCAATATCTTTCAAGTACTTAAATCCTATCGTTTATTATTTTGCACTTAGTATTATTTGTGTGTTTTCTGGAGTCAAGTCCTACTAAAACTTGTCTAATCGTGAGTAAGGATTTGCAACTATTACCTGCGCCCTCCAAGTCCTACTTAATTAGTTTCCTGTAAAGGCATGTGCATATCGCTACACATCAGAAAATCCTCTTGCTTTGTTGCAGTTATGTGACAATTAAATATTGGTtgccagaccccacttgtgggatttacACCTATTTTGCGCATAAAATAAACAGTTTCGATACTGCTCCCAAGAAGTTGTTAGCATCCGATTCTCGGTTGCACCCCGATAGAGCTGCACTTGAAAAAGGGGACCTATCCAAAGCTGGTGCTGAAAAGAGCAGGTTTCTCTTTTTCCCTTTCCCTTTGTTATGCTCTTATATTTCTCACATAACATGTATACCGATTTATTCTAGGGCCATAGAGTAGAGAAAAGTGAAGTTAGCGTTCTTGAATGCCCTCAGTTACTCCTTGGATCATGCCTCAAACTACCAAATCTCTCTTAGTATCATCTATGTATACTTTTCGAGTATTGAAAGTTGTGAGATAGAGTTGAGATGATAATTGGTTGATAACCTCAATGGTGAACTTAATCCTTTCATTCATTCTGTTTCCTTCTGATTCTAAGATGCTTGCTTTGCCGTTCTGTATCTCTTTAGTTTGGAGGAGAGTCAGAGAGCTGAAAAGAGAAATAGAGAGGCACAAGGACATGAGTTCAAACCAAGATGGTTTGATATGACCGATGAAATTGCACCAACACCATGGGGTGACTTGGAAATCTACCAGTACAATGGCAAGTACACTGAGCAGGCTGATGCTACATTTTTGCATGCACAATTGGATGTTCTGGTTGTGGGCTGACCTTTCTGTGTAAAAGAGAAGCAATTGTTGTTTGTGTAATATGTACATTGTAACACATTTTATAGTCTTGTTTTAGGGTTGTcgcttttctctttttatttttcctcTTCCTGCTCGCCAGATCAGAGTGTTGTTTTAGTTGAAAATTAGCAACCTCAGTTTATGGGACAAGTTTTTTGGgatttttaattattatattaatctATGCGCCCTTTACATTTTCTAAATGTTCATTTTTGTGATGGGGGAATAGCGAATACCTTAATTTTGGACCCTGCTGCATCTATTTGATTCCTAATGgctgagaaaaaaaaaattgtaggGGAAAGAAATGTTTTCATTCTTATGAATTTATGATTGGATTTTAAAAAATACAAggaaaaaaatagaattaatgaGTGACTATAAAATGTGGTTTGTTCGAGCAAGTACATTTTATGTTAGGTTTCTTAAGTCTACTAGTTGTATTGTTTTTTAGGACTCTGCTGATACCTAACGAAATACTTTTTTGGGGGGCTTTATGGTGTAATATGACCACTTAGAGGTTTCACTGGGCTACATTTCATGATTGTGTTAAGTTGGTTCATTTGTTTTACATATCATATTTCACAGTGAATTTATACatgtaaataataatttttttgacAAAGCGGATTCGGTTTAACCTGCTTGATTTAGGTCCGCCCCTGATTGGTGGGAGTTAATTTTCAACGTAAAACAAAGTACAACCAAGAACCACATGCATCTCTCAAAGATATATATGGATATAAATACATACTTTAAATGGGGCTGACGTAATTATTGTATTAATTGCAATATGATTTGTTGAACTAAATTAAGAGGAGATTGAGTTTTGTTCAATGCCACATGAAAGCTGTTTCCTGTTTGTTAGCGTTAATTCATTGTTGGTTGCCTATTAGGTTGGTTCATAATCATACTGCACGACCACTATATTAAATTAACCCCAATTTTGGTAACCCTTTCTTATCTCCCTCCAACCCCGAAACAGAAAACAAAAGCGAAAACGAAGTAGACGAATCATAATGATTTTTATGTATTCTTTCTTTTTGGACACATCATTAGCATGAGCAATACATTAGTTCTCTTTATccaaaagaaataataatacatAAGTTCTATTTTTCAGATAACCACAAGCAACCGTGCTCAAATACCTACATAAACAAAAAACTAGGCGATTTGTTTTTTCATATGCCTAATATTGATTGACAAAATTATCGAGTGCTTATATATACTGATGAAAGGTGGCAGTAATGGTAAAATAATCGACGTGTGCCAAGCTAGTCCTGTTACACAAATATCACCATTTAACAAGAAAAATTAATATGTTTTCTAGAACCTGAAACACACAAAATGTAGGTTTTGACTAACATAGTTTACAAAAAATCATTTTCTCGTACACTAATGCAAACACGCATAAGtttacttctttttttcttttaaaaatgtaAATACGCAATTTGTTTCCTTTAAGAAGCATctaaaaactaaaaatatactCATCTCTAGAAGTCATTATCGAACACATTGAAAGAAGAGCGAAAACTAATTATCTGCCACTAGTCATTATTTGGACATGCACATGCAGTGTTGATCTGTTacctatttattattttcaagctCCTATATTTGGTTGTTTAATAGAATCTGTCTCCATTGCTGGGAAAAGGGTCTGCTCGAGGAAGAGCGAGAATCAAGTGGGGAgtcttaactaaggataaagcccaagagttAGAGGGGCGGTTGTTGGCTATGAAAGTTTGGAGGAACAGTGGTGACGCGAGCATTATGTAGTCAACAACAACAGACTGTATaagggaggctgcgagagaggtgttaggggtctcgacgggcatCGCAGgcgggcacaaaggagactggtggtggaatgaagtagTCCAAAATAAAGTGGAAGCGAAAaaggcggcgtacctgaagttaattagtggggagcataggtgaggaggagaggcgtGCGTGCATGGGgaggtataaggtagctaggaaggaagctaagctggcggtcacggaggctaagactgcaacttatggtcgtatgtacgaggaattgggggAAAAAGACGGGGAGAAGAAgctattccggctggccaagttgagagagaggaaggctcgggatttggaccaagtgagatgcatcaaggacgacgatggtagagtattgatggaagattccCAAATTAAGAAGAGATTGCACACTTACTtttataaacttctgaatgaagaaggggatcgggatatcgtgctaggtgaattggagcattccgaaaATCACCGTGTCTTTAGGTACTGCAAGCGCAtcaaggttgaggaggtcgtgggagctatgagtaagatgagtaggggcagagcgacagGGCCTGACGAGATTCCAGTGAAATTTTGGAAGtatgtggggagagcaggtttggagtggttgattgggttgttcaatattatttttaaggcgaagaggatgccggatgagcaGAGGTCGAGTACAGTGGTTTCATTGTATAAgtacaaaggtgatatccagagttgtaacaattctATGGGTATCAAATTACttagtcataccatgaaagtgtgggagagggtggttgaagcgagggtgaggatgtcagtgtctgtatccgataatcagttcgggttcatgccgggtcgttctactacagaagctatacaccttgttaggcaGTTGGTGGAACAGTACAGAGATAGGAAGAAGGacctgcacatggtgtttattgacctagagaaagcatatggCAAGGTTCCTaaagaagttctctggagatgcttgGAGAAAAAATGTGTGTCGGTTTcttacattatggcgattaaggacaagTATGATGGGTCTAAAACTCGGGTAAGAACAGTaagaggcgactctgagcatttttcgaTTGTTATGGGGTAACACCAAGGCTCTGCGCTCAGttcgttcttattcgccctggtgatggacgggTTAAcataccatattcaaggggaggtgccatggtgcatgctattcgctgATGACATATTTTTGATtaatgagtcgcgagccggtgttaatgaaaggctggaggtttggagacaggctcttgagtctaaaggtttcaagttgagcaggatgAAAACGGAATACctagagtgtaagttcagcgctaagccgggggaagtgggcgtggatgtgaggcttgactcacaggtcatcccaagtataggcagtttcaagtaccttgggtcggttatccaggggggaggggagatcgacgagtaTGTCACACActgtattggggtaggatggatgaaataaaagttagcatctggagtcctgtgtgacaagagaatgccactgatactcaaaggtaagttctataaagcggtggttagaccggccatgatgtacggggctgagtgttggcctgttaagaactcacatatctagaagatgaaagtagcagaaacgaggatgttgaggtggatatgCAGgaacactaggatggataagattaggaatgatgatattcgggagaaggtgcgcgtggctcccattgatgacaagatgcgggaatcGAGACTcggatggttcgggcatgtacaAAGGAGGAGTCCAGATGCCcaagtaaggaggtgtgagcggctggttgtggagggcacgagaagaggtagagggcggccgaagaagtattggggagaggtgatcaggcaagacATGGCAAGACTTCAGATTTCCAAGGACATGACACTTAATAGGAGGATGTGGAGGTCcaatattagggttgtaggttaggaggtagttgagtcttgccttacttcgtaccgttgtgagactagtctggtaggatttttgtctaagttagctagtggcaatgtcgtgtcttactatttcgcttttcagtgccggacctatttactagctatcgcttttgctttgtatctttcttctggattttatGATGTTCCTATTATTCCTATAATTTCTgtggtgatactgatattgtctccttttgtcttttgtcctcttgagccgagggtctttcggaaacagcatCTCTACCTCTTCGGGATAGGGGTAAAATCTGTGTACACACTATTTTTCCCAGATTTCACTAGTAGAATTtcactgagttgttgttgttttcgtcgtcgtcgtcgtctcCATTGCTGGAAAAAATAGGCAAGAGCTACCCTCTATTGTTTTTTAAACAAATTAGTAATATTAATCCATTAAAGAAAGAAATGAGTATTTACGACTGTCGAGATACATTTTGCTTAATTAGTTGtgccgattctcagattttttaACCCAGAGATAGTTTCAGGAatcaaaaattaaatttatttttaagaagTTACTAGCAATTGGTTCGAATCAAAGCTTACTTGAATGGATCGTAGAACTAGGCTAAAAGAACTGTAAATAAA containing:
- the LOC104119894 gene encoding LOW QUALITY PROTEIN: oxysterol-binding protein-related protein 3C (The sequence of the model RefSeq protein was modified relative to this genomic sequence to represent the inferred CDS: inserted 2 bases in 1 codon; deleted 1 base in 1 codon; substituted 1 base at 1 genomic stop codon); this encodes MGSPKENQNKGFFATMSSGLSMFGNALHRSVRLLGYEGLEVINPEGGKEDAXEEAQKGRWKQEERDSYWKMMQKYNGCDVTSMVTLPVLIFEPMTMLQKMTELMEYSHLLDKADECEDPYMRLVYATSWAISVYYAYQRTWKPFNPILGETYEMVNHCGITFISEQVSHHPPMSAGHAENEHFTYDVTSKMKTKFLGNSVDVYPVGRTRVTLKRDGVFLDLVPLPTKVNNLLFGRTWVDSPGEMIMTNQTTGDKAVLYFQPCVWFGAGRYEVDGYVYNANEEPINILMTGKWXLSYQPCDMEGEPLPGTVLKEVNVWPAFLIEWNFVLSYANVNLINPTCGIYTYFAHKINSFDTAPKKLLASDSRLHPDRAALEKGDLSKAGAEKSSLEESQRAEKRNREAQGHEFKPRWFDMTDEIAPTPWGDLEIYQYNGKYTEQADATFLHAQLDVLVVG